The proteins below come from a single Pseudochaenichthys georgianus chromosome 14, fPseGeo1.2, whole genome shotgun sequence genomic window:
- the gucy2d gene encoding retinal guanylyl cyclase 1: MASHRDPRFLHNLSYHPRWQHDSIKLKRKRHARTVASNICSRNSLFKSIAASSSKPQLPSDPVQRSRSWFRSRLFLPLLMLTCLPCHAWATTFKVALVGPWTCDLLYSKSLPDLAASLATARINKDPYLNKGYWYDYTLVNEDCKSSRAMARFAELDGHAAAFLGPANPGYCSSAAMYTREWDLGILSWACLKPNMNKLSMYSTFQRPLPLSSRVLFNVLRFFSWAHVAVISEETDVWEATGQELASSLRALGLPVNPVVTMFSDKDGPRKALTKVRETNRVRVIIMCMPSVLIGGQAQYQLLTTALDMRMMDRGYVFIPYDTLLYSLPYKGASYYMLGNDTKLRKAYDAVLTITMDSGKRNFYEAFKDAQDSHEIRSSSKPEQVSPFFGTIYNMMYFTAMVAEQARANGGRWVTGQILGETKGGFEFEGFNQLLEANSDGEGMQARYVVLDYSGIGNSLYSTHVMEAGNIYSGVGSLKYLGRSIHFAGSTPYTDSSCWFNPYFACTGGMDTATTFFFLLVFVSIVGFGVNLFLHLKKNGRLGFSVGGGGAGSGSTKVILTLDDLIFINTQISKRKINDESILKSQLDMKTPQHSVSGRSYMATSADMSNVAVFEGDWVWLKKSANGAVSSVNGNTEHIFIKLRDMRHENLNLFLGLFFDSGIFAIVTEHCSRGSLEDLINNEEVRLDWMFKSSLLMDLIRAMKYLHNRDVIHGRLKSRNCLVDGRFVLKVTDYGYNEIVITQGLDTEEANNEDLLWTAPELLRSPNLRKRGTFPGDVYSFSIIGQEVISRSSPFCMLDMPPKEIISKLKEPPPLCRPVLSLDTAPLDVIQILKQSWSEEPAKRPTFEEIFKHFKTFTKGKKTNIIDSMLRMLEQYSSNLEDLIRERTEELEVERQKTDKLVAQMLPKSVAQALKTGKPVKPEHFAQVTLFFSDIVGFTTISALSDPIEVVDLLNDLYSLFDAIIGLHDVYKVETIGDQYLVASGVPNRNGNRHAAEMANMSLDILHCIGSFRMRHMPELKVRIRVGLHSGPVVAGVVGLTMPRYCLFGDTVNTASRMESTSLPFRIHVNRTTVDLLNTLDMGYKIVSRGMTELKGKGIENTYWLVGREDFDKPLPIPPDLPGGINNAIALEEIPEDRKQKFLDRQKKMT; encoded by the exons ATGGCAAGTCACAGAGACCCTCGCTTTCTGCACAACCTGTCCTACCACCCACGATGGCAGCACGACTCTATAAAACTGAAGAGAAAAAGACACGCTCGAACAGTAGCTTCGAACATTTGCAGTAGAAATAGTCTGTTTAAATCAATAGCAGCTTCATCATCTAAACCACAGTTGCCATCAGATCCTGTGCAACGCTCCAggagctggttcaggagcaGGCTTTTTCTGCCCTTACTCATGCTCACATGTCTGCCCTGTCATGCCTGGGCGACCACTTTCAAGGTGGCCCTGGTTGGACCCTGGACGTGTGACCTGCTGTACTCCAAGTCTCTCCCAGACCTGGCCGCCAGCCTCGCTACCGCCCGCATCAACAAGGACCCCTACCTCAACAAAGGCTACTGGTACGACTACACGCTGGTCAACGAGGACTGCAAGTCTTCCCGTGCTATGGCTCGCTTTGCGGAGCTGGACGGTCATGCTGCTGCTTTCCTCGGTCCAGCGAACCCAGGCTACTGCTCCTCTGCTGCTATGTACACCAGAGAGTGGGATCTTGGGATTCTCTCCTGGGCTTGCCTGAAACCCAACATGAATAAACTGAGCATGTATTCCACCTTCCAGCGGCCGCTTCCTCTGTCGTCCCGCGTGCTTTTCAACGTGTTGCGGTTCTTCAGTTGGGCCCATGTGGCTGTGATCTCAGAGGAGACAGATGTATGGGAAGCAACCGGACAGGAGCTGGCCTCTTCTTTGAGGGCTCTTGGTCTGCCTGTAAACCCTGTGGTCACCATGTTCTCCGACAAGGACGGGCCGCGGAAGGCGCTGACAAAAGTGCGGGAAACAAACCGGGTCAGAG TTATCATTATGTGCATGCCTTCTGTCCTGATTGGAGGCCAAGCCCAGTACCAGCTTCTGACCACAGCGTTGGACATGCGTATGATGGACCGCGGTTACGTCTTCATCCCCTACGACACCCTCCTCTACTCACTTCCCTACAAGGGGGCTTCCTACTATATGCTGGGCAACGACACCAAGCTGCGGAAAGCCTACGACGCGGTCCTCACCATCACCATGGACTCTGGAAAACGCAACTTCTACGAGGCCTTCAAAGACGCTCAGGACAGCCATGAAATCCGCAGCAGCTCCAAACCAGAGCAG gtttctccattctttggCACCATCTACAACATGATGTACTTCACAGCAATGGTCGCTGAGCAGGCCCGCGCCAATGGAGGCCGCTGGGTCACCGGTCAGATCCTCGGTGAAACCAAAGGTGGCTTTGAATTTGAAGGTTTCAATCAGCTTCTGGAGGCCAACAGTGACGGTGAAGGCATGCAAGCTCGCTATGTAGTGCTGGACTACAGTGGCATTGGCAACTCTCTCTACTCAACTCATGTTATGGAAGCTGGCAATATATACAGTGGGGTCGGGAGTTTGAAATACCTCGGCCGTTCGATCCATTTTGCAGGAAGCACGCCCTACACTGACTCCAGCTGCTGGTTCAACCCATACTTTGCCTGTACTGGAG GCATGGACACAGCCACTACGTTCTTTTTTCTCCTCGTGTTTGTTTCAATAGTCGGATTTGGAGTTAACTTATTCCTTCATTTAAA AAAAAATGGTAGGCTTGGGTTCAGCGTTGGAGGTGGTGGTGCTGGCAGTGGATCAACGAAGGTTATCCTGACTCTGGACGACCTGATCTTCATCAACACTCAAATCAGCAAACGG aagATCAATGATGAAAGTATCCTGAAAAGCCAGCTCGATATGAAAACGCCTCAACACTCGGTCTCCGGTCGGAGCTACATGGCAACTTCTGCAGACATGTCCAATGTTGCTGTGTTCGAG GGTGACTGGGTTTGGTTGAAGAAATCGGCCAATGGAGCTGTATCGAGTGTCAACGGAAACACTGAGCATATCTTTATAAAg CTCAGAGACATGAGGCACGAGAACCTCAATCTGTTCCTGGGACTGTTCTTCGACTCTGGGATCTTTGCTATTGTGACCGAGCATTGCTCCAGGGGCAGCTTGGAGGATCTGATCAACAACGAGGAAGTGCGTCTCGACTGGATGTTCAAGTCCTCCCTGTTAATGGATCTGATTCGG GCGATGAAGTACCTCCACAATCGGGACGTCATCCACGGACGACTCAAATCCCGAAACTGTCTGGTAGACGGTCGCTTCGTATTGAAGGTGACAGATTATGGCTACAATGAAATTGTGATTACCCAAGGCTTAGACACTGAAGAGGCAAATAATGAGG ATCTGCTTTGGACGGCTCCTGAGCTGCTGAGAAGTCCCAATCTGAGGAAAAGGGGAACTTTCCCAGGAGATGTCTACAGCTTCTCCATCATTGGGCAGGAGGTCATCTCTCGCTCCTCACCCTTCTGCATGCTAGACATGCCACCCAAGG AGATTATCAGCAAGCTCAAAGAGCCTCCTCCATTGTGTCGGCCTGTCCTCTCATTGGACACAGCCCCGTTGGATGTGATACAGATTTTGAAACAGTCCTGGAGTGAAGAGCCAGCGAAAAGGCCGACCTTTGAGGAGATCTTCAAACAC TTCAAGACCTTCACCAAGGGAAAGAAGACCAACATCATCGACTCGATGCTGCGGATGTTGGAGCAGTACTCCTCCAACCTGGAGGATCTGATCAGAGAGAGGACGGAGGAGCTGGAGGTGGAGCGGCAGAAGACCGACAAGCTGGTGGCTCAGATGTTGCCCAA gTCTGTGGCCCAGGCGCTGAAGACGGGCAAGCCGGTGAAACCCGAGCACTTCGCCCAGGTCACGCTGTTCTTCAGCGACATCGTGGGCTTCACCACCATCTCCGCTCTGAGCGACCCCATCGAGGTGGTCGACCTTCTCAACGACCTCTACTCACTGTTTGATGCCATCATTGGACTGCACGACGTCTACAAG GTGGAAACTATCGGAGACCAATACTTGGTGGCGTCAGGAGTTCCCAACAGGAACGGGAACCGTCACGCGGCTGAGATGGCCAACATGTCTCTGGACATCCTGCACTGCATCGGGAGCTTTAGGATGAGGCACATGCCCGagctgaaggtcaggatccggGTCGGCCTGCACTCAG gccCAGTGGTGGCTGGAGTGGTGGGTCTCACGATGCCTCGGTACTGCCTGTTTGGAGACACTGTCAACACAGCATCTCGAATGGAGTCCACAAGTTTGC CTTTCAGAATCCATGTCAACAGAACCACAGTCGATCTCCTGAACACCTTGGATATGGGATACAAAATCGTCAGCAGAGGCATGACAGAATTAAAG GGAAAAGGGATTGAGAACACATATTGGCTGGTGGGGAGGGAGGACTTCGACAAGCCTCTGCCTATTCCTCCAGACCTTCCAGG GGGGATCAATAACGCTATCGCTTTAGAGGAAATTCCTGAGGACAGAAAACAAAAATTCCTAGATCGACAGAAGAAGATGACCTAG